In a genomic window of Flavobacterium lipolyticum:
- a CDS encoding DUF4421 family protein yields the protein MKFYFSLLLIFVFPYFCTAQIDTTYIKPFENKASVRTYLSMKFISLQQETEGDMKRFMPNTPMSLGFGVSVKNTIIDFSYGYGLSFLKDKEKGRTKALDFQIHNYGRKFIIDLFIQKYHGFYTEDDADKNIQLYPDLKIQQYGAFGQYVFNNKKFSYKAAFVQNERQLKSAGSFLLGGGVYFSKIGSDSSFVHKSKNSLRNFQFGISGGYAYTWAISKRWFTSGSVTIGANVGTERINDFGKQKIEIYPTFFPRIALGYNKERWSLGLSYLNNSTFSAFSDNNKNNISLSSGNFQIGAIWRLNTSPFLSKKKPE from the coding sequence ATGAAATTCTATTTTTCGCTGCTGCTTATTTTTGTTTTTCCGTATTTCTGCACTGCACAGATTGACACAACTTACATCAAACCTTTTGAAAATAAAGCTTCCGTAAGAACCTATTTATCGATGAAATTCATTTCACTGCAACAGGAAACAGAAGGAGATATGAAAAGATTCATGCCCAATACTCCCATGAGCTTAGGTTTTGGTGTTTCTGTAAAAAATACCATAATCGATTTTAGTTACGGTTACGGACTAAGTTTCCTGAAAGACAAAGAAAAAGGAAGAACCAAAGCACTCGATTTTCAGATTCATAACTACGGAAGAAAATTCATAATTGATCTTTTCATTCAAAAATACCACGGTTTCTATACGGAGGATGATGCTGACAAAAACATACAATTATACCCTGATCTCAAAATCCAGCAATATGGCGCTTTTGGACAATATGTTTTTAACAACAAAAAATTCTCCTATAAAGCGGCCTTTGTTCAAAACGAAAGACAATTAAAATCAGCCGGAAGCTTCCTGCTTGGCGGAGGAGTTTATTTTTCGAAAATAGGCTCTGATAGCTCTTTTGTACACAAATCTAAAAATTCACTGCGCAATTTTCAATTTGGAATTAGCGGAGGTTATGCGTACACCTGGGCCATTAGCAAAAGATGGTTTACCAGCGGATCAGTAACCATAGGTGCAAATGTTGGCACCGAAAGAATAAATGATTTCGGAAAACAAAAGATCGAAATTTACCCCACATTTTTTCCCAGAATTGCCTTAGGCTATAACAAAGAGAGATGGTCACTCGGCCTGTCCTATCTCAATAATTCAACATTCTCTGCTTTCTCCGACAATAACAAAAACAACATTAGCTTGTCTTCTGGAAATTTCCAGATTGGCGCCATCTGGAGATTAAACACGAGCCCCTTTTTAAGCAAGAAGAAACCAGAATAA
- a CDS encoding tetratricopeptide repeat protein has protein sequence MKKFLLVSFVMITCSTWAQSATGYFDKALKKAEAGNTKGAIADYTKAISMNSKFVEAYQNRGVAKLKLNDLKGALADFSKTIDLDSMNADAFTGRANVNYKLTNFKETVADCTSSLGLNPKDYIAYNLRGLAYNKIGDQKNACKDFTKAIELGSQSAIKNKSTFCK, from the coding sequence ATGAAAAAATTTCTATTAGTATCATTTGTTATGATCACCTGCTCTACCTGGGCACAATCTGCAACCGGCTATTTTGACAAAGCCCTTAAAAAAGCTGAAGCCGGCAATACAAAAGGAGCGATTGCCGATTATACAAAAGCCATCAGCATGAATTCAAAATTTGTAGAGGCCTATCAAAATCGCGGTGTTGCCAAACTAAAACTCAACGACCTTAAAGGCGCCCTTGCTGATTTTAGCAAAACCATTGACCTGGACAGCATGAATGCCGACGCCTTTACCGGAAGAGCAAACGTAAACTACAAGTTAACGAATTTTAAAGAAACCGTTGCAGACTGCACCTCATCTCTGGGTTTAAATCCAAAAGATTATATCGCTTACAACCTGAGAGGCTTGGCTTATAACAAAATCGGAGATCAGAAAAATGCCTGCAAAGATTTTACAAAAGCAATAGAATTAGGCAGTCAAAGCGCTATCAAAAACAAATCAACTTTTTGCAAATAG
- a CDS encoding ion channel, with translation MALLKKINQKAQPDINSGFGSNANSYGSRFVNKNGTPNVEKRGMHILRRISWYHTMIDMPNWKFMLILFSFYIGINFIFALAYYVIGIENLNGIKQSEGILIQFGQAYFFSAQTFTTVGYGHISPTGFLTSALSAAEALIGLLSFAIATGLFFGRFSKPTAFLKFADHALISPYQDKRGLMVRLVPFKNTNFTDATARMTLGLSLEENGQKTNKFYNLDLELERINALSLSWTLVHPITESSPLYNFTEEDFKKVHGEILVFITTFDDMYSNTVAARTSYTFDEVIYGAKFETMYNRSKDGSKTILHLDKLNHYQSVNLS, from the coding sequence ATGGCGCTTCTCAAGAAAATAAACCAGAAAGCTCAACCCGATATTAATTCCGGTTTCGGATCAAATGCAAACAGCTACGGAAGCCGTTTTGTAAACAAAAACGGAACACCTAATGTCGAAAAAAGAGGAATGCATATCCTTCGTCGCATTAGCTGGTACCACACCATGATCGATATGCCCAACTGGAAATTCATGCTTATCCTTTTTTCGTTTTATATCGGTATCAATTTTATTTTTGCACTTGCTTACTATGTTATCGGAATTGAAAATCTTAACGGAATTAAGCAATCAGAAGGTATACTGATTCAGTTCGGACAGGCGTACTTTTTTAGCGCTCAAACTTTTACCACTGTAGGATACGGACATATCAGCCCTACCGGATTTTTAACAAGTGCTCTTTCTGCTGCCGAAGCTTTGATTGGATTGCTGAGCTTTGCCATAGCAACCGGTCTTTTCTTTGGAAGATTTAGCAAACCAACCGCTTTTTTAAAGTTTGCCGATCATGCATTAATTTCACCTTACCAAGACAAGAGAGGACTCATGGTACGCCTTGTTCCTTTTAAAAACACCAATTTCACCGATGCTACTGCCAGAATGACTCTGGGATTAAGTTTAGAAGAAAATGGTCAAAAAACCAATAAATTCTATAACCTAGACCTTGAACTGGAACGCATAAACGCTCTTTCTTTAAGCTGGACACTGGTACATCCCATTACAGAAAGCAGTCCGTTGTATAATTTTACAGAAGAAGATTTTAAAAAAGTACATGGCGAAATACTGGTTTTTATTACCACTTTCGACGATATGTACAGCAATACTGTAGCTGCAAGAACTTCTTATACTTTTGATGAAGTAATTTACGGCGCCAAATTTGAAACGATGTATAACAGAAGTAAAGATGGTTCTAAAACGATCCTTCATTTAGACAAATTAAATCATTATCAATCTGTAAATCTCTCTTAA
- a CDS encoding MerR family transcriptional regulator, whose product MINNIKTVFSIKDLENLSGIKAHTIRIWEKRYNILEPMRTDTNIRLYNLQNLQKLLNITLLHEYGYKISKIATYPEEKIPQLVREIISKKNSQNYAITSFKMAMMNFDQEIFFNTFDWLISEKSFREVFKDNFLPLLKELGLLWQSETITPANEHFMSHLIKQKILIYTESLQILRPTKTDRIFVLSLPLNEIHKIGLLYLQYEILLKGYKTIYLGESMPIENLQDLTKHFENITFVSFMTVQPDRNVINQYVKSMGQKLLQKNNEIWLMGNMVEHIDQKILSERIRVFDSMEETISML is encoded by the coding sequence ATGATAAACAATATAAAAACGGTTTTCAGCATAAAAGATCTTGAAAACTTATCCGGAATAAAAGCACATACCATTCGCATCTGGGAAAAAAGATACAATATCTTAGAGCCCATGCGTACCGATACCAATATCAGGCTTTATAATCTACAGAATCTTCAAAAGCTTTTAAACATCACATTATTACACGAATACGGCTATAAAATATCTAAAATAGCGACCTATCCCGAAGAAAAAATTCCACAATTAGTTCGCGAAATCATCTCCAAAAAAAACTCCCAAAATTACGCCATTACTTCCTTCAAGATGGCGATGATGAATTTTGATCAGGAAATCTTCTTCAATACTTTCGACTGGCTTATTTCTGAAAAATCATTTAGAGAAGTTTTCAAAGACAATTTTCTTCCTTTACTAAAAGAATTAGGTTTATTATGGCAATCCGAAACCATAACTCCCGCAAATGAGCATTTTATGAGTCATTTGATTAAGCAGAAAATATTAATTTATACAGAAAGCCTGCAAATTCTAAGACCCACGAAAACCGATCGAATTTTTGTACTTTCTCTTCCTTTGAATGAAATCCATAAAATAGGCTTACTTTATTTGCAGTACGAGATTTTACTAAAAGGATACAAAACCATTTATCTGGGCGAAAGCATGCCTATCGAAAACCTCCAGGATTTAACCAAACATTTCGAGAACATTACTTTTGTATCTTTCATGACTGTTCAACCAGATCGCAACGTAATCAACCAATATGTCAAATCGATGGGACAAAAGTTGCTTCAAAAGAACAACGAGATTTGGCTTATGGGAAACATGGTCGAACATATCGATCAGAAAATTTTATCGGAAAGAATACGCGTTTTTGATTCTATGGAAGAAACAATCAGCATGCTGTAA
- a CDS encoding phytoene desaturase family protein, translating into MKKTIAIIGSGFSSLAASCYLAQQGNTVTIYEKNETIGGRARQFKKEGFTFDMGPSWYWMPDVFERFFQDFNKNSSDYYELIKLNPAYRVYFGLNDFISIYDNLEEIKNTFEQIETGSGEKLQKFINHAKSNYDIAIKDLVYRPGVSALELITVQTAFKLNQFISTVSADIRKQFKNPKLIQILEFPVLFLGAKPTKTPSFYNFMNYADFGLGTWHPKTGMYDVVRGIEKLALELGVTITTNSPIEKIIVKDKKATGLLIDGKTIEADIILSGADYQHTETLLDIEHRAYSEKYWESRTFAPSSLLFFVGFNKKIANITHHSLFFDVDFNQHAADIYDDPKWPEQPLFYANFPSKTDLTAAPEGMESGFFLIPLAPGIQDNEQLREVYFEKIISRFEQLTDQQIKNSIIFKRSFCKNDFVDDYNAYKGNAYGMANTLLQTAFLRPKLKSKKVRNLYFTGQLTVPGPGVPPALISGKLAAELIQKSFSS; encoded by the coding sequence ATGAAAAAAACTATAGCAATAATAGGTTCAGGCTTTTCTTCTCTAGCCGCTTCATGTTATCTCGCACAGCAAGGTAATACGGTAACTATCTATGAGAAAAATGAAACTATTGGAGGCAGAGCCAGACAATTTAAGAAAGAAGGCTTTACATTCGACATGGGACCAAGCTGGTATTGGATGCCGGATGTTTTCGAACGCTTTTTTCAGGATTTCAATAAAAACTCTTCCGACTATTACGAGCTCATCAAACTGAATCCGGCTTACAGAGTGTATTTTGGTTTAAATGATTTCATCAGCATTTATGACAATTTAGAAGAAATAAAAAACACTTTCGAACAGATTGAAACAGGAAGCGGTGAGAAACTTCAAAAATTCATCAATCACGCCAAAAGCAATTATGATATTGCCATCAAAGATTTAGTCTATCGTCCCGGAGTTTCGGCACTGGAATTAATCACAGTCCAAACAGCTTTCAAACTGAATCAGTTTATTAGTACGGTTAGCGCCGATATCCGAAAGCAGTTTAAGAATCCAAAACTCATCCAAATACTGGAGTTTCCCGTTTTGTTTTTAGGTGCAAAACCTACAAAAACCCCATCTTTTTATAATTTTATGAATTATGCCGATTTTGGCTTAGGAACCTGGCACCCAAAAACCGGAATGTACGATGTGGTACGCGGAATCGAAAAACTGGCATTGGAATTAGGCGTAACGATTACAACCAACTCTCCTATTGAAAAGATTATTGTTAAAGACAAAAAAGCCACAGGACTTTTAATTGACGGAAAAACCATAGAAGCGGATATTATTTTAAGCGGTGCTGACTATCAACATACCGAAACTTTACTGGATATCGAACATCGTGCTTATTCAGAAAAATATTGGGAAAGCCGTACTTTTGCCCCCTCCTCTCTTCTCTTTTTTGTGGGATTCAATAAAAAAATAGCCAACATCACACACCACTCTTTGTTTTTTGATGTTGATTTTAACCAACACGCAGCCGACATCTACGACGATCCGAAATGGCCCGAACAGCCCTTGTTTTATGCCAATTTCCCTTCTAAAACAGATTTAACTGCTGCTCCGGAAGGAATGGAAAGCGGTTTTTTCCTCATTCCGTTAGCCCCCGGAATACAAGACAATGAACAACTTCGTGAAGTCTATTTTGAAAAAATAATCTCCAGATTCGAACAATTAACCGATCAACAAATAAAAAATAGCATTATATTTAAGAGATCATTTTGTAAGAACGATTTTGTCGACGATTACAATGCCTATAAAGGCAATGCTTACGGAATGGCCAATACACTATTGCAAACCGCTTTTCTAAGGCCCAAACTAAAAAGTAAAAAAGTTCGTAATTTATATTTTACGGGACAGTTAACGGTTCCCGGCCCTGGTGTTCCACCTGCTTTAATTTCAGGAAAATTAGCAGCTGAGTTAATTCAAAAATCTTTTAGTTCTTAA